Proteins encoded in a region of the Mixophyes fleayi isolate aMixFle1 chromosome 5, aMixFle1.hap1, whole genome shotgun sequence genome:
- the LOC142158178 gene encoding uncharacterized protein LOC142158178, translating to NVCIHTLILFPADGCVLRNISKGKIILSTYFETEDNITHDSPEGKPTTLTVHTILYRADKSSVPSNHEEYSPDNVDIFTHSIAHTDDKIFICSEGGNCFTQKSNLVEHQTTHTGKKPFICSECGKCFTQKSNLVEHLRTHTGEKPFTCSECGKCFRLKSTLVKHERTHTGEKPFICSECGKSFTQKSALVGHQRTHTGEKPFTCSQCGKCFRLKSTLVKHERTHTGEKPFICSECGKCFKRKSSLVEHLRTHTGEKPFTCFECGKWFTQKSNLVEHQRIHTGEKPFICSECGKCFRLKSSLVEHLRTHTGEKPFICSECGKWFTQKSSLVEHQTTHTGEKQFTCSECGKCFTQKSSLVQHQRTHTGEKPFTCAECGKCFAHKSAFVKHQRTHTSEKPFTCTECGKCFAQKSHLVVHQRTHTGEKPFTCSECGKCFTQKSAIVNHQRIHTGEKPFSCSQCGKCFTLKFYLVTHQTTHTSEKPFTCAECGKCFARKSAFVEHQRTHTREKPFTCAECGKCFKCKSSLVKHQRNHTGEKPFSCGEYGKCFTKKSLVHQKIHTG from the coding sequence aatgtctgtatccatacacttattttatttccagcagatggatgCGTACTCAGGAATATCTCAAAGGGAAAAATAATTTTGTCTACGTATTTTGAAACAGAAGATAACATCACACATGATTCTCCAGAAGGAAAGCCCACTACCCTAACTGTACATACAATACTTTACAGAGCAGATAAATCATCTGTTCCCTCTAATCATGAAGAATATTCTCCTGATAATGTAGATATTTTTACACATAGTATAGCTCATACAgatgataaaatatttatatgttctgagGGTGGTaattgttttacacagaaatcaaatcttgttgaacatcagacaaCTCACACAGGCAAGAAACCGTTtatatgttctgagtgtgggaaatgttttacacagaaatcaaatcttgttgaacatctgagaactcacacaggtgagaaaccgtttacatgttctgaatgtgggaaatgttttagactTAAATCAACTCTTGTTAAACatgagagaactcacacaggtgagaaaccgtttatatgttctgagtgtgggaaaagttttacgCAGAAATCAGCTCTTGTTggccatcagagaactcacacaggtgagaaaccgtttacatgttctcagtgtgggaaatgttttagactTAAATCAACTCTTGTTAAACatgagagaactcacacaggtgagaaaccatttatatgttctgagtgtgggaaatgttttaaacgtAAATCATCTCTAGTTGAACAtctgagaactcacacaggtgagaaaccgtttacatgttttgagtgtgggaaatggtttacacagaaatcaaatcttgttgaacatcagagaattcacacaggtgagaaaccgtttatatgttctgagtgtgggaaatgttttagactTAAATCCTCTCTAGTTGAACAtctgagaactcacacaggtgagaaaccatttatatgttctgagtgtgggaaatggtttacacagaaatcatctcttgttgaacatcagacaactcacacaggtgagaaacagtttacatgttctgagtgtgggaaatgttttacacagaaatcatctcttgttcaacatcagagaactcacacaggtgagaaaccgtttacatgtgctgagtgtgggaaatgttttgcacataaatcagcttttgttaaacatcagagaactcacacaagtgagaaaccatttacatgtactgagtgtgggaaatgttttgcacagaaatcacatcttgttgtacatcagagaactcacacaggtgagaaaccgtttacatgttctgagtgtgggaaatgttttacacagaagtcAGCTATTGTTaatcatcagagaattcacacaggtgagaaaccgtttagtTGTTctcagtgtgggaaatgttttacactgaaattctatcttgttacacatcagacaactcacacaagtgagaaaccatttacatgtgctgagtgtgggaaatgttttgcacgtaAATCAGcttttgttgaacatcagagaactcacacacgtgagaaaccatttacatgtgctgagtgtgggaagtgttttaaatgtaaatcatctctagttaaacatcagagaaatcacacaggtgagaaaccattttcatgtggtgagtatgggaaatgttttacaaagaagTCTCTTGTACATCAAAAAATTCATACAGGTTAA